Within the Candidatus Hydrogenedentota bacterium genome, the region TGTAATTGGTTTGGTTGGTGCTGTGGGGACTGATTGGCCACTAATATACGAGACTCTGAAGAACCGTCTATCTGGTTTCGGATATGAGGCTGAAGAAATCAGGGTTTCGAGATGTGTCATCGATGATCTGAAGCCTCTTCCTAAAACTAATGACGTGTTTGAGCGCACTTGGGCAGCCATGAGCGCAGGAGATGAGTTGCGAGCGGAGGAGAGTACGATTCTGGCGCTGGGGGTCGCAGCAACCATAGCAGAACGCAGGAAGAAGCGAATTGAGGCAAACGAAGGATCCCATCCCAGACTCGCTTACATAGTCAATTCACTCAAACATCCTGACGAGGTCAAGTGTTTGCGCCGTATATACTCGGATGCCTTCTACCTATTAGGGATATTCTCAAGTGATAAGAGACAACGAATCTTTCTGGAAGACGAACAGAACATCGACTCTGACAATGTTAAGAAACTTATAGAACGCGACGCGCATGAAGAAGAGCAGCACGGACAGCGAACTAGTCAGACATTTCACTTGGCTGATTTCTTCGTCTACATTGGAGAACAACCGTCAGAGACAAAGGCTGCTCTTCGTCGAATTCTAGACCTAGTCTTCGGACATCCCTACAAGACACCCACTTTTGATGAATACGCGATGTTTTTGGCCTTCACTGCTTCATTGCGCTCAGCGGACCTCTCGCGTCAAGTGGGTGCGGTAATCGCGAAAGACGAAGAAGTAATTGCGACTGGAGCAAATGACGCTCCGAAAGCGGGAGGGGGCCTCTACTGGCCTGAGTATAGCAGTAGTCGAGAGAAAATAGTTGATAAGCCTCGGAGTCGCGATTACACTCGTGAAGGGGATTCTAACGCCAATGAGAAGCGACGTATCGCAAAGGACATCGCGCACCGAATCGAGCAAAATCTCAGCGATGTTCTTGAACACCAACTTGGGTTACCTCCCCGGGTGAAGCCAGAAGTCCTCGAACGCGTAATAAGCGAGAGTCGCCTAAGTGACATTACAGAGTACTTTAGAGTTGTCCATGCAGAAATGGAGGCACTCTTATGTTGCGCCCGCAACAATGTGAGTGCTAGACAGGGAACACTTTATTGTACAACTTTTCCTTGTCACAACTGTGCAAAACACATCGTAGCGGCTGGCATAAGGCGAGTTGTATACGTAGAGCCTTATGCCAAGAGCAAAGCTCCCGAATTCCATGACGACTCAATTCGATTGGGAGTGGAAAAAGGAGTAGATGAAGGGCACGTTGTATTCGAGCCTTTCATGGGGGTTGGACCACGCAAGTTCTTTGATCTATTCTCCCTTAAGCTTAGTGCTGGCTATGAGATTGAGAGGAAGACATCAGACGGCAGACTTGTTCTGGATAGAGAGCAAGAAGACGGTGACGACTTTGAATGGCCTGTTAATACGGCCAGAGTGCGGGTTTCAGTTCCTTTCATTGCATACGCAGATAGAGAAAGAGAAGCGGTGAAAGAGTTCAATAGTCTGAGGGAGAGAATACAAAATGCCAGCGCCCATTGAGAATGACTGCGGTCGAACTAGCCAAGAACGTGCAGCTTTTGAACGGCAGTTAAGAGAGGCTACCGAGACGGTTAGCCTTTGGCCAGCGTGGAAACAAAGGGCAGTTTCTGAGTCTGTCCGTATTCCAATTCAGCCCCAGTATAGGACCTCTTCGGGTGTAAATGCTGGACTTACAAACGACCTAAGTCTTTGAGGTTTTAAGTGCCGCGCCTGTAAGGCTCTCATAGATGATCCAGGTAGATCCAAGTGCGGAGCTTTTCTCTGGTATGGCAAGGTCTTGACCGCGCCGCTCCCCACGACCGCGATGTCTCCAACTGCACGGCACTTTCTTGCTATTCGCAACCCGCAAGTCCCTCGTTTCGCGAGGCAAAGGCTGGGCATCTCGCCATGTCTACCGCTTCAATGAGTGCAACAAGCCAGCGCATATATGTAGGAAGTGTGGTTTGATTGGAGACCGCGCCACAGCAAGGATGCGCCGGACTGTTGTCTTTCAGGTGCTCCACGAACAAAACGGCCCTTCCCTCCGAGGGGAGAGGAGGGAAGGGCGTGCGCCGTAGGGCGCGGGTCGAATGGTTTGCGTGCTGGCGGATTAAGCCGCGACGCTGGATGATTCGAAGCGTATCTTGAGAGC harbors:
- a CDS encoding cytidine deaminase, whose translation is MTSTESESYQSIQEVIEFPELVIGLVGAVGTDWPLIYETLKNRLSGFGYEAEEIRVSRCVIDDLKPLPKTNDVFERTWAAMSAGDELRAEESTILALGVAATIAERRKKRIEANEGSHPRLAYIVNSLKHPDEVKCLRRIYSDAFYLLGIFSSDKRQRIFLEDEQNIDSDNVKKLIERDAHEEEQHGQRTSQTFHLADFFVYIGEQPSETKAALRRILDLVFGHPYKTPTFDEYAMFLAFTASLRSADLSRQVGAVIAKDEEVIATGANDAPKAGGGLYWPEYSSSREKIVDKPRSRDYTREGDSNANEKRRIAKDIAHRIEQNLSDVLEHQLGLPPRVKPEVLERVISESRLSDITEYFRVVHAEMEALLCCARNNVSARQGTLYCTTFPCHNCAKHIVAAGIRRVVYVEPYAKSKAPEFHDDSIRLGVEKGVDEGHVVFEPFMGVGPRKFFDLFSLKLSAGYEIERKTSDGRLVLDREQEDGDDFEWPVNTARVRVSVPFIAYADREREAVKEFNSLRERIQNASAH